One Ignavibacterium sp. DNA segment encodes these proteins:
- a CDS encoding ROK family protein, whose product MPEKFVVSIDMGGTKILASVINSNKGIVARHKKPTNINSGTKEYVKDTAELIHKVVKSSGLKKHNIAAVCLGVPGSVNPNTGVIGLAPNLGIKNFRMKAELQKLIPYPVLLENDVNLGALGIKNFGIGKKSNNMLAVFIGTGIGGGIVINNKLYRGSTFVAGEIGHILVQKNGPMCGCGKKGCFEAMASRTAIVNQIEYDIKKLKKKSILSELIRSKQRIKSSELQNAVLKGDRVTIKRMTDACKVIGEVLGSVCSLMNFDMIVLGGGVVEALGDFMLPIIKVEFKKQVFSVSGKGVKIVTSKLGDDAAIYGGLALAEEYFGRKF is encoded by the coding sequence ATGCCGGAAAAATTTGTAGTAAGTATAGATATGGGAGGCACAAAAATCCTTGCATCAGTGATTAATTCAAACAAGGGGATTGTTGCCAGACACAAAAAACCTACTAATATTAACAGTGGAACAAAAGAGTATGTTAAAGACACTGCAGAACTTATCCATAAAGTGGTTAAATCATCAGGATTAAAAAAACATAATATCGCTGCAGTATGTCTCGGTGTTCCCGGATCAGTAAATCCGAATACCGGGGTAATTGGATTAGCACCAAATCTTGGGATAAAAAATTTCAGGATGAAAGCAGAGCTGCAGAAATTAATTCCATATCCGGTTTTACTAGAAAATGATGTTAATCTTGGTGCCCTTGGCATTAAAAATTTTGGGATTGGAAAAAAATCAAATAATATGCTCGCGGTTTTTATCGGCACCGGTATAGGCGGAGGTATTGTTATCAATAACAAATTATACCGCGGTTCCACTTTTGTTGCTGGCGAAATAGGACATATTCTTGTTCAGAAAAACGGACCAATGTGCGGCTGCGGAAAGAAAGGCTGTTTTGAAGCAATGGCAAGCAGAACCGCAATTGTTAATCAGATAGAATATGATATTAAAAAATTAAAAAAGAAAAGCATCCTTTCAGAACTTATTAGGTCAAAGCAAAGAATTAAAAGCAGTGAATTACAAAATGCAGTTTTAAAAGGAGATAGAGTTACAATAAAACGAATGACTGACGCCTGCAAAGTAATTGGAGAAGTACTTGGGAGTGTCTGCAGTTTAATGAATTTCGATATGATAGTTTTGGGCGGCGGGGTAGTTGAGGCATTGGGTGATTTTATGCTTCCAATAATAAAGGTGGAATTTAAAAAACAAGTTTTTAGTGTTTCCGGTAAAGGAGTAAAAATTGTTACTTCTAAACTGGGTGATGATGCTGCTATTTATGGCGGGCTGGCTTTAGCAGAAGAATATTTTGGTAGAAAGTTTTAA
- a CDS encoding ABC-F family ATP-binding cassette domain-containing protein — MIDLVNISLQFNGNYLFKDVNYKIASGDKISLVGANGTGKSSLLKIINGSLQPESGEVLKQKRITIGYLPQEHVTHSGNSLLEEASSALSDIVELNNKEKEITNALNAPELSDEEKMDLAHQLGEVHHILEGMDSYSVQSKVEKILIGLGFEESDFNRLTDEFSGGWQMRIALAKILISQNDILLLDEPTNHLDIDSLEWLISYLKAYKGGLLIVSHDKNFVNQVTNRTLEIFLGKFYTFKGDYDAYLRYKAERDELAVQQFEQQQNKIKETEKFIERFRYKATKARQVQSRIKQLEKIELIELPESNSKINIKFTQPALSGRTPVKLNSIFKSYGDIKVFEGIDFEIGRGEKIAFVGPNGAGKSTLAKIIAGVIGFDSGDRIVGHNTIISYYAQDVADNLDPELEIIETVDGIDEEKTLGQLRSLLGSFLFTGDDVFKKVGVLSGGEKSRVALCKILLTKSNFIILDEPTNHLDYNSKLILQKALIDFTGTLVLVSHDIDFLRPIVTKVIDIRKGNLKTYYGGIDYFIEKREHSTFERDDIVKTRKDKKELTITNRKDQKRIEAELRQQKHKATKDLVIEISKVESMIDTYETKIKELEIKLADPVIYSKGEIAKETTKYLNQTKSDLELAMKKWEELNEKLIKIESQFT, encoded by the coding sequence ATGATTGATCTTGTAAATATCTCTTTACAATTCAATGGTAATTATCTCTTTAAAGATGTCAATTATAAAATCGCATCCGGAGATAAAATCTCACTTGTCGGGGCAAACGGTACTGGTAAATCATCACTTCTTAAAATCATAAATGGCTCTCTTCAACCAGAATCAGGTGAAGTATTAAAACAAAAAAGAATCACCATTGGATATCTTCCTCAGGAACATGTTACACACTCCGGTAATTCTTTACTTGAAGAAGCTTCTTCAGCATTAAGTGATATCGTTGAGCTTAACAATAAAGAGAAAGAAATAACAAATGCACTTAATGCGCCGGAACTTTCTGATGAAGAGAAAATGGACCTTGCTCACCAACTTGGCGAAGTACATCATATTCTTGAAGGAATGGATTCTTATTCTGTACAATCAAAAGTTGAAAAGATTTTAATAGGACTGGGTTTTGAAGAGTCGGATTTTAACCGCTTAACCGATGAGTTTTCTGGCGGATGGCAAATGAGAATTGCTTTAGCAAAAATTCTTATTTCACAAAATGACATACTTTTATTGGATGAACCGACTAATCACCTTGATATTGATTCGCTTGAATGGCTGATCAGTTACTTAAAAGCATATAAAGGCGGTTTACTGATTGTATCACACGATAAAAATTTTGTCAATCAGGTAACTAACAGAACTTTGGAAATTTTTCTGGGTAAGTTTTATACTTTCAAGGGTGATTACGATGCCTATCTGCGCTATAAAGCTGAACGGGATGAATTAGCAGTTCAACAATTTGAACAACAGCAAAATAAAATAAAAGAAACTGAAAAATTCATTGAACGCTTCAGATATAAGGCTACAAAAGCACGACAAGTTCAAAGCAGAATAAAACAACTTGAAAAGATTGAATTGATTGAGCTGCCTGAATCTAATTCAAAAATTAATATTAAATTCACTCAGCCTGCTTTGAGTGGAAGAACCCCTGTAAAATTGAACAGTATTTTCAAATCATACGGCGATATAAAAGTTTTTGAAGGAATTGATTTTGAAATTGGGAGAGGTGAAAAAATTGCTTTCGTAGGACCTAATGGAGCTGGTAAATCAACACTTGCAAAAATTATTGCAGGTGTAATTGGTTTTGATTCCGGCGATAGAATTGTTGGACACAATACTATCATATCATATTATGCACAGGATGTTGCAGATAACCTTGATCCTGAGCTGGAAATTATTGAAACCGTTGATGGAATTGATGAAGAAAAGACTCTTGGTCAGTTAAGATCATTGCTTGGTTCTTTTTTATTTACAGGTGATGATGTTTTTAAAAAAGTCGGGGTTCTCTCAGGCGGTGAAAAAAGCCGAGTTGCGCTTTGCAAAATCCTTCTTACAAAATCTAATTTTATCATTCTTGATGAACCAACAAACCATCTGGACTATAACTCAAAACTCATATTGCAAAAGGCATTAATTGATTTTACCGGAACATTGGTTCTCGTTTCACACGATATAGATTTTTTAAGACCAATTGTTACAAAGGTAATTGACATCAGAAAAGGTAATCTTAAAACTTACTATGGCGGGATTGATTACTTTATTGAAAAAAGAGAACATTCCACCTTTGAAAGAGATGATATAGTTAAGACAAGAAAGGATAAAAAAGAATTAACAATTACAAATCGAAAAGATCAAAAAAGGATTGAAGCTGAACTGCGTCAGCAAAAGCATAAGGCAACCAAAGATTTAGTGATAGAAATTTCTAAAGTTGAAAGTATGATTGATACTTATGAAACCAAAATAAAAGAATTAGAAATAAAACTTGCTGATCCGGTTATCTATTCAAAAGGAGAAATTGCTAAAGAGACAACCAAATACTTAAACCAGACAAAGTCTGATCTGGAACTTGCGATGAAAAAGTGGGAAGAACTTAATGAGAAATTAATTAAGATTGAATCTCAATTCACTTAA
- a CDS encoding two-component regulator propeller domain-containing protein, protein MKRILSIVVLLILSSIAFAQQQTNWQNYANMENVNCITIVENGVWAATSGGAFYYDFAESGYKTYHKSQGLLGRNLFSVAIDHNNKVWFGSANGTIDVYNPQSNSFKAILDIFNSDKTNKAINSITAHGDSIFISTDFGISVIDANNFFFYDTYFKFGSFTSNIKVNHILITDLIYAATQEGIAIQKPGAVNLSAPESWNVYNQNNGLPAGAVNKLAFYNGNLIAATSLGLSIFNGSVWQTYLGLTSINILDMIVEGSDLYLLTSTKVFLYDGNNLSEIKSVSGNPTGLAYSTTNGLIISSKIGIQTDSGILVPNGPAANQFPDMIVDKTGNLWSASGKDVSGKGLYNFDGSIWETYNTANHPELFTNAYYSVFCSSDNTIYAGSWGQGFVKINSNGIFRYHSDNTPMVGINQNNKFVVIPAFAEDSKNNLWILNLRPADKKSLYLLTKDSVWYSFQNPTEQYGEFSEFKNLVIDNFGTKWYLMTNGGGLGLYYFNEKGTYNNESDDSFGFVSTVKGLTSNNVLSLVVDRRGDVWVGTNLGVNIITNPSIVLNSNNPQFKISTSFSVRQQTINAMVVDPLNQKWLGTNQGLMLLNSDGTQLLKTLDSRNSPLPSDVITSLAIDEKTGRIFVGTDEGLTFFDTPSILPVESFDGLTIFPNPLRLNNESKLVTIDGLIRNSDIKIISVSGVLIRQFSSPGGRTAFWDGRDENGNLVNSGVYIVIAYDQEGNSVETGKIAVIRE, encoded by the coding sequence ATGAAAAGAATCTTATCAATTGTTGTTTTGTTAATTCTATCTTCAATTGCTTTTGCACAACAACAAACTAATTGGCAAAATTATGCTAATATGGAAAACGTCAATTGTATAACAATTGTTGAAAACGGAGTATGGGCAGCAACAAGCGGCGGAGCATTTTATTACGATTTTGCTGAGAGCGGTTACAAGACTTATCATAAGTCTCAAGGTTTGCTTGGCAGAAATTTATTTTCGGTTGCTATTGATCATAATAATAAAGTATGGTTTGGAAGTGCAAACGGAACCATAGACGTTTATAATCCGCAAAGCAACAGCTTCAAAGCTATACTGGATATCTTCAACTCTGATAAGACTAATAAAGCAATTAATAGCATAACTGCACATGGTGATAGCATTTTTATCTCAACTGATTTCGGAATTTCTGTTATTGATGCAAACAATTTTTTCTTTTATGATACTTACTTTAAGTTCGGGTCCTTTACATCAAATATAAAAGTTAATCATATTCTGATTACAGACTTGATTTATGCGGCTACTCAAGAAGGTATTGCAATACAGAAACCCGGAGCTGTTAATCTTTCTGCTCCTGAATCATGGAATGTTTACAATCAAAACAATGGATTACCTGCTGGTGCTGTAAACAAATTAGCTTTTTATAATGGAAATCTTATAGCAGCAACAAGTTTAGGATTATCCATATTTAACGGAAGTGTATGGCAAACATATCTCGGGCTGACAAGTATTAATATTCTTGATATGATTGTTGAAGGTTCAGATTTATATCTGCTTACTTCAACTAAAGTTTTTTTATATGATGGAAACAATTTAAGTGAGATTAAGAGTGTAAGCGGAAATCCAACCGGGTTAGCTTATTCAACTACAAATGGTTTAATTATATCATCCAAGATAGGAATACAAACAGATTCAGGAATACTTGTTCCGAATGGACCGGCAGCTAATCAATTTCCTGATATGATCGTTGACAAGACAGGAAACTTATGGTCTGCAAGCGGAAAGGATGTTTCGGGTAAGGGCTTGTATAATTTTGATGGATCAATCTGGGAAACATATAACACAGCAAATCACCCTGAGCTTTTCACAAATGCTTACTATTCTGTTTTTTGTTCGAGTGATAATACTATTTATGCAGGCAGCTGGGGACAAGGTTTTGTTAAAATTAATTCTAATGGAATATTTAGATATCACTCAGATAATACCCCAATGGTTGGCATAAACCAAAATAATAAATTTGTTGTTATCCCGGCATTTGCTGAGGATTCAAAAAATAATTTATGGATTTTAAACTTAAGACCAGCTGATAAAAAATCACTTTATCTTCTAACTAAGGACAGTGTTTGGTATAGCTTTCAGAATCCTACTGAACAATATGGAGAATTTAGTGAGTTCAAAAATCTCGTTATCGATAATTTTGGAACCAAATGGTATCTGATGACAAACGGCGGAGGCTTGGGTTTATATTACTTTAATGAAAAAGGGACCTACAATAATGAATCAGATGATAGTTTTGGTTTTGTAAGCACTGTAAAAGGATTAACAAGCAACAATGTATTAAGTCTTGTAGTTGATAGGCGTGGTGATGTTTGGGTAGGAACAAATCTGGGAGTTAATATAATTACAAATCCCAGTATTGTATTAAACTCAAATAACCCTCAATTTAAAATCAGTACATCTTTTTCTGTCAGACAGCAAACAATAAACGCAATGGTAGTTGATCCACTAAATCAAAAATGGCTTGGAACAAATCAAGGGCTTATGCTTTTAAATTCGGATGGAACACAGCTCTTGAAAACTCTTGATTCTAGAAACAGTCCGCTTCCGTCTGATGTAATTACCAGTTTAGCTATTGATGAAAAGACCGGTAGAATATTTGTAGGTACCGATGAAGGTTTAACTTTCTTCGATACACCATCTATTTTACCTGTTGAAAGTTTTGACGGCTTAACAATTTTCCCAAATCCACTAAGGTTAAACAATGAATCCAAACTTGTTACCATTGATGGGTTGATAAGAAATTCTGATATAAAAATTATTTCAGTTTCAGGAGTACTTATCAGACAGTTTTCATCACCAGGCGGCAGAACTGCTTTTTGGGATGGAAGAGATGAAAATGGAAATCTTGTAAACAGCGGAGTTTATATTGTTATCGCCTACGATCAGGAAGGTAATAGTGTAGAAACCGGAAAAATAGCAGTTATCAGAGAGTAG
- a CDS encoding PHP domain-containing protein — MSVKADLHMHSKYSDGQHTPEELILKVKDAGIDVISITDHDTVDGIFEAIEIGKISGVEVIPGLEISSDIRDREVHILAYFFDPANKELGEYLKFFRAERIKRAIRIIEKLNTLGLHLTIDDVMSIAKNSVVGRPHIAKAMVLNGLVGNYFEAFSKYIGNGCPAYERKVHVSPRSAFKIISDAGGLSFIAHPGPLPDNIMVELIDAGLDGIEVIHPSHLPHQIKHYRGIVNEYFLLESGGSDFHGGDRNDYNNLGKYCVPYSRVEAMRKQILRNTA, encoded by the coding sequence ATGAGTGTAAAAGCTGATCTACATATGCATTCAAAATATTCTGATGGACAGCATACACCTGAAGAATTAATTTTGAAAGTTAAAGATGCAGGAATTGATGTAATCAGTATTACCGACCATGATACAGTTGATGGTATTTTTGAAGCTATTGAAATTGGAAAAATATCCGGGGTTGAGGTAATACCAGGTTTAGAAATCAGCTCAGATATCAGAGACCGTGAAGTTCATATACTTGCATATTTTTTTGATCCGGCAAATAAAGAACTTGGCGAATATCTTAAATTTTTCAGAGCCGAAAGAATTAAACGTGCTATCAGGATAATTGAAAAACTTAATACTCTTGGCTTGCATCTAACAATTGATGATGTTATGAGCATCGCAAAGAACTCAGTAGTTGGCAGACCGCATATTGCAAAAGCAATGGTATTAAATGGATTAGTAGGCAATTACTTTGAGGCTTTTAGTAAATACATCGGCAATGGATGCCCTGCTTATGAAAGAAAAGTCCATGTATCACCCAGAAGTGCATTTAAGATAATCAGCGATGCCGGTGGTTTATCTTTTATTGCTCATCCCGGTCCTTTACCAGATAATATTATGGTTGAATTAATTGATGCCGGTTTAGATGGAATTGAAGTTATTCATCCCTCACACTTGCCGCATCAAATTAAACATTACAGAGGAATTGTGAATGAGTATTTTTTACTCGAAAGTGGTGGTTCAGATTTTCATGGCGGAGATAGAAACGATTATAATAATCTAGGTAAATATTGTGTACCTTATTCAAGAGTTGAAGCAATGCGCAAACAAATATTAAGAAATACTGCATAA
- a CDS encoding Crp/Fnr family transcriptional regulator gives MLSNIEFLSNVPIFSELEEETLEKIAKSGVIQSFKKNSIILNEEDTGSAFFVIAEGKVKISRSSNDDKEVILAMLNESDFFGEMSLLDGMARSATVTAVEDSKIFIIQRAEFLDLLFKYPDVSVALLTELTKRLRAATLKIKALSLKDAEGKVATVLLQIADEVGKIRQGIVEIDHLPYQQELANMAGTSRETISRTLHSFAKKGLVELDGSRLRIIDYEKFKELFH, from the coding sequence TTGTTAAGTAATATAGAATTCCTATCAAATGTCCCAATCTTTTCAGAATTAGAAGAAGAAACACTTGAAAAGATTGCTAAATCAGGTGTTATCCAATCATTTAAAAAGAACTCCATTATTCTTAATGAAGAGGATACAGGATCAGCTTTCTTTGTGATTGCAGAAGGAAAAGTGAAAATTTCCAGATCAAGTAATGATGATAAGGAAGTAATCCTGGCTATGCTGAATGAATCAGATTTTTTTGGTGAAATGTCTCTGCTTGATGGTATGGCAAGATCAGCAACTGTAACAGCTGTAGAAGATTCAAAGATATTTATTATTCAAAGAGCTGAATTTTTAGATTTGCTTTTTAAGTATCCGGATGTATCAGTTGCACTTTTAACTGAATTAACCAAAAGGCTGCGGGCTGCAACTTTGAAGATTAAAGCACTTTCATTAAAAGATGCCGAAGGTAAAGTTGCAACTGTTCTTCTTCAGATTGCTGATGAAGTTGGTAAAATTAGACAAGGTATTGTTGAAATTGACCATCTGCCTTATCAACAGGAATTGGCTAATATGGCTGGTACATCAAGAGAAACGATTTCCAGAACTTTACATTCTTTTGCCAAGAAAGGCTTGGTTGAATTGGATGGTTCCAGATTAAGAATTATCGATTATGAAAAATTTAAAGAACTGTTTCACTGA
- a CDS encoding peptidylprolyl isomerase: MRSLAPAFILTVGGLFVLFMVISDSNVLEALGGGRSNNIGSVNGEEITYQEFQTAVDQQIENQKKQTGQDPDETQVDQIRDQVWDAIVTQKVFSQLIKKYGITVTDQEIKDAILGENPPEFLKQNFIDSLGNFNHQLYQQAIFDPQNKAALIQAEEYIRQSKLTQKLQSLVLASVNVGEDEVEKRFIDQNTNIEAEYILFDVNKIKDSDVSISDEDLKTYYDKNLNNYKIPPQRKLKFVLFQNVASAEDSQMVYKNLLNVKNSIIAGDTANFSQLVSIYSETPYSKDTLAVNMLTPEAVSAFKKSVVGEVVGPFTSPQGYVLYKYYGSVPTNDVSVKVSHILINQYGSDENNLAEANKIYQRLIAGESFEKLAKEFSKDPGSGSNGGDLGYFSKGMMVKEFEDASFSGAVGVVQKPVKTTYGYHIIKVTDRADRKYIVERIINSVKQSASSRDRNFNAANDFSYLAQKNDFDTEAKIMNYTVRETPLFTEQAPSIPSLGNNKRLVIFAFENSVNTVSDVFKVTNGYVVTKISEVENEKFRPFDELKEQIKPAVIREKKFEILKTTVNDVYNKINGDLTKAAAIDSNYKVQQTGNFTPQGTIPSIGRDYAFINTALKLKLNIVSEPIKATRGYYILKVTKRSDFNKDAFDSQSTAIRNSLMQERRGRFLNQWVNEIKENAKIVDNRHLFFRQ; the protein is encoded by the coding sequence ATGAGGAGTTTGGCTCCAGCCTTTATTCTTACTGTAGGCGGTTTATTCGTTCTTTTTATGGTTATTTCTGATTCAAACGTTCTTGAAGCACTTGGCGGTGGAAGAAGTAATAATATTGGTAGTGTAAATGGTGAAGAGATAACTTATCAGGAATTTCAGACAGCAGTTGATCAGCAAATAGAAAATCAAAAAAAACAAACAGGGCAAGATCCTGATGAAACACAAGTTGACCAGATAAGAGATCAAGTGTGGGATGCAATTGTTACTCAAAAAGTATTTTCACAACTGATTAAAAAATATGGTATTACTGTTACTGATCAGGAAATAAAAGACGCTATCCTTGGTGAAAATCCACCAGAATTTTTGAAACAGAACTTTATTGATTCTCTGGGAAATTTTAATCATCAATTATATCAGCAGGCAATTTTTGATCCTCAGAATAAAGCTGCGCTAATTCAGGCTGAAGAATACATCAGACAATCAAAACTTACTCAGAAACTGCAAAGTCTGGTTCTTGCTTCTGTTAATGTAGGAGAAGATGAAGTTGAAAAAAGATTTATTGATCAGAATACAAATATTGAAGCAGAATATATCCTTTTTGATGTAAATAAAATTAAGGACTCTGATGTTAGTATTTCTGATGAGGATTTAAAAACCTATTATGACAAGAATTTAAATAATTACAAAATTCCTCCTCAGAGAAAATTAAAGTTTGTCTTATTTCAAAATGTTGCTTCTGCCGAAGATTCTCAAATGGTTTACAAGAATCTATTAAATGTTAAAAACTCAATTATTGCTGGTGATACTGCTAATTTCTCTCAGCTAGTTAGTATTTATTCTGAAACACCGTATTCTAAGGATACTTTAGCGGTTAATATGCTTACTCCGGAAGCTGTTTCAGCTTTTAAAAAATCTGTTGTTGGCGAGGTTGTTGGTCCTTTCACTTCTCCGCAGGGTTATGTTTTGTATAAATATTATGGTTCTGTTCCAACAAACGATGTTTCTGTTAAAGTTTCACATATTCTGATTAACCAATATGGTAGTGATGAAAATAATCTGGCAGAGGCTAATAAAATATATCAGAGATTAATTGCAGGTGAAAGTTTTGAAAAACTTGCTAAAGAATTTTCAAAAGATCCGGGAAGTGGAAGTAATGGTGGAGATCTTGGCTATTTTAGTAAAGGTATGATGGTTAAGGAATTTGAAGATGCAAGTTTTTCTGGTGCTGTGGGAGTTGTACAAAAACCGGTTAAAACTACTTATGGCTATCATATTATTAAGGTTACTGATAGAGCTGATAGAAAATATATTGTTGAAAGAATTATAAATTCTGTAAAACAATCTGCAAGCAGCAGAGACCGGAATTTTAATGCAGCTAATGATTTTTCATATCTTGCTCAAAAAAATGATTTTGATACCGAAGCGAAGATTATGAATTATACAGTTCGCGAAACTCCTTTGTTTACAGAACAAGCTCCATCAATTCCATCTTTAGGTAACAATAAGAGATTAGTAATATTTGCTTTCGAAAATAGCGTTAACACAGTAAGTGATGTTTTCAAAGTTACAAACGGTTATGTTGTTACAAAAATATCAGAAGTTGAAAATGAAAAATTTAGACCTTTTGATGAATTGAAGGAACAAATTAAACCTGCCGTTATCAGAGAAAAAAAATTCGAAATTCTTAAAACTACTGTCAACGATGTTTATAATAAGATTAACGGTGATTTGACAAAAGCTGCTGCAATCGACTCTAACTATAAAGTTCAACAAACAGGGAATTTTACCCCTCAGGGTACAATCCCATCTATAGGAAGAGATTATGCTTTCATTAATACAGCATTAAAATTAAAATTAAACATAGTATCTGAGCCGATAAAAGCAACGCGCGGTTATTATATCTTAAAAGTAACTAAACGAAGTGACTTTAATAAAGATGCATTTGATTCTCAAAGTACTGCAATCAGAAACTCACTGATGCAGGAAAGAAGAGGCAGATTTTTGAATCAATGGGTTAATGAAATTAAAGAAAATGCCAAGATTGTTGATAACAGACATTTATTCTTCCGGCAGTAA
- a CDS encoding shikimate kinase: MKNKLIFLTGFMASGKSTVGPILANTIGWGFYDLDKLIEGETSLSIKEIFNVYGESYFRKIETDVLKKVCSLNEFVISLGGGTIASKENLQIIKKSGFLIYLESSPEAAYKRLRFKRDRPALLFDGEDEPTEAEFINRIKSLLKSRLQYYNSADIKINTDNLPVGKTVDRLAEIIKKEFYDKTN; the protein is encoded by the coding sequence ATGAAAAATAAACTGATTTTTTTGACGGGATTCATGGCTTCGGGAAAAAGCACAGTAGGACCTATTCTTGCAAATACTATCGGATGGGGTTTTTATGATCTGGATAAATTAATTGAAGGTGAAACATCTCTTAGTATCAAAGAAATATTTAATGTTTACGGAGAATCTTATTTCCGAAAAATTGAAACTGATGTGCTTAAAAAAGTATGCTCATTAAATGAATTTGTCATTTCACTTGGGGGCGGAACTATTGCAAGCAAGGAGAATTTACAAATTATTAAGAAATCAGGGTTTCTGATTTATCTTGAATCCTCTCCTGAAGCAGCATACAAAAGATTAAGGTTTAAAAGAGATCGCCCAGCACTGCTTTTTGATGGAGAAGATGAACCTACTGAAGCTGAATTTATTAATAGAATAAAATCATTGTTAAAAAGTCGGCTGCAATACTATAATTCCGCTGATATTAAAATAAACACAGATAATTTACCAGTTGGTAAAACAGTAGATAGACTTGCTGAGATAATAAAAAAAGAGTTTTATGACAAAACAAATTAA
- the aroB gene encoding 3-dehydroquinate synthase — MTKQIKINLADQSYSIVIGSNILDKAVIRINNLKPDKCLFIIDQKVYNLHNIKIRKTFVKVNSKLFTYLFLANEKNKSYEEVIKIQNYLVENNFSRGSLILAIGGGITGDIAGFAASTFMRGIKIIHLPTTLLSMVDSSVGGKTGINFLNRKNLIGSFYQPDSVFIDTEFLKTLPKREILSGTGELVKYSFLTNEKNYKVFNQYIQKICNKSEIDYVDIVYKSLTIKKNIVINDERELTGIRKILNLGHTFAHAFEAASKYKVTHGESVIAGVICALYLSEELGYLTKKKMNRLLNGFKLLTINPIIKKMDDEELFYLMQSDKKLINEKIRFVLLQDIGNIIVDAIADKPSVLEAIRKMKTISLK, encoded by the coding sequence ATGACAAAACAAATTAAAATCAATTTAGCTGATCAAAGTTATTCAATCGTAATAGGCTCAAACATTCTTGATAAAGCAGTAATCAGAATTAATAATTTAAAACCTGACAAATGTCTTTTTATTATTGATCAAAAAGTATATAACCTGCATAACATAAAAATTCGAAAAACATTTGTAAAAGTTAATAGCAAATTGTTTACTTATTTGTTTTTAGCAAATGAGAAAAACAAATCCTATGAAGAAGTAATAAAAATTCAAAATTACTTAGTTGAGAATAATTTTAGTCGTGGTTCTTTAATTCTGGCAATTGGCGGCGGTATTACAGGTGATATTGCAGGTTTTGCAGCAAGCACTTTTATGCGTGGTATTAAAATAATCCATCTTCCAACTACACTGCTTTCAATGGTAGATAGTTCTGTTGGCGGTAAAACAGGAATCAATTTTTTAAATAGAAAAAATTTGATCGGCAGCTTTTATCAGCCAGATTCAGTTTTTATTGATACGGAGTTTCTGAAGACTCTGCCTAAAAGAGAAATTTTATCCGGAACTGGTGAACTTGTCAAGTATTCTTTTTTGACAAATGAAAAAAATTATAAAGTGTTTAATCAATACATTCAGAAAATATGTAATAAAAGTGAAATTGATTATGTGGATATTGTTTATAAATCTCTTACAATTAAAAAAAATATTGTCATCAATGATGAAAGAGAATTAACAGGTATTAGAAAAATTCTTAATCTCGGTCATACTTTTGCACATGCTTTTGAGGCAGCCTCAAAATACAAAGTAACACATGGTGAATCTGTTATTGCCGGAGTAATCTGTGCTCTTTACTTGTCAGAAGAGCTTGGTTATCTCACCAAAAAGAAAATGAACAGGTTATTAAATGGCTTTAAGCTTTTAACCATCAATCCTATTATCAAAAAAATGGATGATGAGGAGTTGTTTTATTTAATGCAGAGCGATAAGAAATTAATAAATGAAAAAATCAGATTTGTTTTGCTTCAGGATATTGGCAATATTATCGTAGATGCAATTGCTGATAAACCGTCAGTTTTGGAGGCAATCAGAAAAATGAAAACTATCAGCTTAAAATAA